A single window of Candidatus Ozemobacteraceae bacterium DNA harbors:
- a CDS encoding phosphate ABC transporter substrate-binding protein — protein sequence MGVRYRSLRPVRFFARLGIAILVLFGLVGLSGCRGKGRVLIVAGSTSVQPVMEKIAEAFRKVKPGLRVDIEGGGSSAGIMAVRAKTAALGMSSRELKQNDPNEAQLWRQMLALDAIAIIVHPENTVASLSLAQVRDLFAGKIKTWKEVGGRDRPVHVLVREEGSGTRSAFEELVMKDGKHETPVDDYALVQDSSGGVREVVCNDRDAIGFASLGALNDSVRAVSVEGVTPTFESVREGKYRLVRPFYLIGVEPPAGDAADLTRFSLGSEAAVIMQKEGLVGVFR from the coding sequence ATGGGCGTTCGATATCGGTCTCTTCGACCGGTCAGGTTCTTTGCACGCCTTGGGATCGCGATACTCGTTTTGTTCGGCCTCGTGGGGCTTTCCGGCTGCAGGGGCAAGGGCAGGGTTCTCATCGTCGCGGGCTCGACGTCGGTGCAGCCGGTGATGGAGAAGATCGCCGAAGCGTTCCGGAAGGTCAAGCCCGGCCTTCGTGTCGACATCGAGGGCGGCGGCAGCAGCGCCGGCATCATGGCGGTCAGGGCGAAGACAGCGGCGCTGGGGATGTCCTCGCGCGAACTCAAGCAGAACGACCCGAACGAGGCGCAGTTGTGGCGGCAAATGCTTGCTCTCGATGCGATCGCGATCATCGTTCACCCGGAAAACACCGTCGCGAGCCTGTCGCTGGCCCAGGTGCGCGACCTCTTCGCGGGAAAAATCAAGACATGGAAAGAGGTGGGCGGCCGGGACAGGCCTGTCCATGTCCTGGTTCGCGAGGAAGGCTCCGGCACGCGCAGCGCGTTCGAGGAACTCGTCATGAAGGACGGAAAGCACGAGACGCCGGTCGACGATTATGCGCTCGTGCAGGATTCGTCGGGAGGCGTGCGCGAAGTGGTCTGCAACGACCGCGACGCCATCGGCTTCGCCTCGCTGGGGGCGCTCAACGACAGCGTTCGGGCCGTCAGCGTCGAGGGAGTGACTCCCACGTTCGAATCGGTGCGGGAGGGGAAATACCGGCTCGTGAGGCCGTTCTATCTCATCGGTGTCGAGCCGCCGGCCGGTGATGCCGCGGACTTGACGAGATTTTCGCTGGGCAGTGAAGCGGCGGTGATCATGCAGAAGGAGGGCCTGGTCGGTGTCTTCCGGTAA
- a CDS encoding tetratricopeptide repeat protein gives MNRLTVLFSMTGPLSSPFLRRAIGGVLLMLVSACFSPVILAQTPDRAQLGNDLARFQELYRLNPDDPAVNHDLGLALELSGRPTQAIRHYHRARSRQPDDASLLVSLGRCNRQTGDMEHAIRLLEKAVRLAPGDIDAWYELAMARADLGLLTEAGKALQHVLALHPSGPREGYIRLYIATLALSSGDRETALREQKALSVCDPARAETLAALLAMGE, from the coding sequence ATGAACCGATTGACGGTGTTGTTTTCCATGACGGGCCCCCTTTCTTCGCCCTTCCTGCGACGAGCCATCGGCGGAGTTCTGCTGATGCTCGTGTCCGCCTGCTTTTCACCAGTCATTCTTGCACAAACCCCCGATCGTGCGCAACTCGGGAACGATCTCGCCCGTTTTCAGGAACTCTACCGGCTGAACCCCGACGATCCCGCGGTCAACCACGATCTCGGCCTTGCGCTGGAATTGAGCGGCCGGCCGACCCAGGCGATACGACATTACCATCGCGCCCGGTCACGGCAGCCGGACGATGCTTCGCTCCTCGTTTCCCTCGGTCGCTGCAACCGGCAGACAGGCGACATGGAACACGCGATACGCCTTCTGGAAAAGGCAGTCCGGCTCGCTCCCGGCGATATCGACGCCTGGTATGAACTGGCGATGGCCCGGGCGGATCTCGGTCTTCTGACGGAGGCCGGGAAAGCGCTTCAGCACGTTCTCGCGCTCCACCCTTCCGGCCCGCGGGAAGGATATATACGTTTGTATATAGCCACGCTCGCCCTGTCGAGCGGCGACCGCGAAACGGCGCTTCGCGAGCAGAAAGCGTTGTCGGTCTGCGATCCCGCGAGGGCGGAAACGCTCGCCGCCCTTCTCGCCATGGGGGAGTGA
- the pstB gene encoding phosphate ABC transporter ATP-binding protein PstB produces the protein MQSVVTARGLDFWYGTFHALKNVSFDIEEKRVTALIGPSGCGKSTLLRVFNRMCDQVPGSRLAGSLRVLDRELAEPDCDVTGLRRDVGMVFQHPNPFPMSIFENLAFGLRLAGIHDRTALERGVEESLTAVGLWNDLKDRLDASAVALSADYQQRLCIARAVVIRPKILLMDEPCSSLDPVATQHVEELIVQLKREYTIIIVTHSMQQAARISDQTGYMLLGELIEFDATPTIFRQPRDKRTEDYISGKFG, from the coding sequence ATGCAGAGCGTCGTCACGGCCCGCGGGCTCGACTTCTGGTATGGAACGTTCCATGCCCTGAAAAATGTATCGTTTGATATAGAAGAGAAACGCGTGACCGCGCTCATCGGGCCGTCCGGGTGCGGCAAGTCGACCCTGCTCCGGGTGTTCAACCGGATGTGCGACCAGGTTCCGGGGTCGCGTCTCGCCGGCTCGCTTCGCGTGCTCGACCGCGAACTCGCGGAGCCGGACTGCGACGTGACGGGGCTTCGGCGCGACGTCGGAATGGTGTTCCAGCACCCCAATCCGTTCCCGATGTCGATCTTCGAAAACCTGGCGTTCGGCCTGCGCCTCGCCGGAATCCATGACCGCACGGCGCTGGAACGGGGGGTTGAGGAGAGCCTGACGGCGGTCGGTCTCTGGAACGATCTGAAGGACCGGCTCGACGCGTCCGCCGTCGCCCTGTCGGCCGATTACCAGCAGCGGCTCTGCATCGCCCGCGCCGTCGTGATACGGCCGAAGATCCTCCTGATGGACGAGCCCTGCTCCTCGCTGGATCCCGTTGCGACGCAACACGTCGAGGAACTGATCGTGCAGTTGAAGCGGGAATACACGATCATCATCGTGACGCACTCGATGCAGCAGGCCGCCCGGATCTCGGACCAGACGGGCTATATGCTGCTCGGGGAGTTGATCGAGTTCGACGCCACGCCGACGATCTTCCGGCAGCCCCGCGATAAACGTACAGAAGACTATATTTCCGGAAAATTCGGCTGA
- the phoU gene encoding phosphate signaling complex protein PhoU, with the protein MIIKRHMDMEMNELRGMLHEMGRRVLGMLERGLKNVGSGSTDVYDAIFDEEVEVNRLQMRIDDLAWKVMALYQPTAGDLRALIGAIKAAADLERVGDEVCTMCRRSMSLGKSPWHVDPPTLVELGVMVQSLFKDGLTALFEPTEELAESIFTADDAIDDAFQALFEQIRERLRTEPDHIDSLLDFLSMGRSLERIADHATNLAEIAIFMQKGQDVRHHGLTF; encoded by the coding sequence GTGATCATCAAACGCCATATGGATATGGAAATGAACGAGCTGCGCGGCATGCTGCACGAGATGGGGCGCCGGGTGCTCGGCATGCTCGAGCGCGGCCTGAAGAACGTCGGAAGCGGCAGCACCGACGTCTATGATGCCATATTCGACGAAGAGGTCGAGGTGAACCGCCTGCAGATGCGGATCGACGACCTCGCCTGGAAAGTCATGGCGCTCTACCAGCCCACGGCGGGCGATCTCCGGGCGCTGATCGGCGCCATCAAGGCCGCCGCCGATCTCGAGCGGGTCGGCGACGAGGTGTGCACGATGTGCCGCCGGTCGATGTCGCTCGGGAAGAGTCCCTGGCACGTCGACCCGCCGACGCTCGTCGAACTGGGCGTCATGGTCCAGAGCCTGTTCAAGGACGGGCTGACGGCCCTGTTCGAGCCGACCGAAGAGCTGGCCGAGTCGATTTTCACCGCCGACGACGCGATCGACGACGCGTTCCAGGCCCTGTTCGAGCAGATAAGGGAACGGCTTCGGACCGAGCCCGACCACATCGACAGCCTCCTCGATTTCCTTTCGATGGGCCGCAGTCTCGAACGCATCGCCGATCACGCGACGAACCTCGCCGAGATCGCGATCTTCATGCAGAAAGGCCAGGACGTTCGTCATCACGGCCTCACGTTTTGA
- the pstC gene encoding phosphate ABC transporter permease subunit PstC — MSSGNVMAADDLRRREEWIRLALLCMAFSSILVLAMIILFVFREGVPQIVRVGIPEFLGGGRWAPTKGVFGIFPMIVGTIQVTLGALVIGVPLSLLSAICLSEFAAPRVRMVMKPLIELLSAIPSVVYGFIGVTVIVPLVRDTLGGSGFSVLSAALMLSVMILPTVTSIAYDALRAVPAAYREGALALGATPWQTVTRVVVPAARSGLVTAVILGMGRAMGETMAVIMVAGNAVVVPTSPLHPCRTLTSNIALEMAYASGGHQKALFATGVVLFVMIFCLNSIATFIARRR; from the coding sequence GTGTCTTCCGGTAACGTGATGGCGGCCGACGACCTGCGCCGGCGCGAGGAGTGGATCAGACTGGCCCTGCTCTGCATGGCATTCTCGTCGATTCTGGTGCTCGCCATGATTATCCTGTTCGTCTTTCGCGAGGGCGTTCCGCAGATCGTGCGGGTCGGGATTCCCGAGTTTCTCGGCGGCGGCCGGTGGGCGCCGACGAAGGGGGTATTCGGCATTTTCCCGATGATCGTCGGCACGATCCAGGTCACGCTCGGCGCGCTGGTGATCGGCGTGCCGCTCTCCCTGCTGTCGGCGATCTGCCTCTCCGAGTTCGCCGCGCCGCGCGTCCGGATGGTCATGAAACCCCTGATCGAGCTGCTGTCGGCCATTCCGTCGGTCGTGTACGGCTTCATCGGCGTGACCGTCATCGTTCCCCTCGTCCGAGACACGCTCGGCGGAAGCGGGTTCTCGGTGCTCTCGGCCGCGCTCATGCTGAGCGTGATGATCCTGCCGACCGTGACGAGCATCGCCTACGACGCGCTCCGGGCCGTTCCCGCGGCCTACCGGGAAGGCGCGCTCGCGCTGGGGGCCACGCCGTGGCAGACCGTCACGCGCGTCGTCGTTCCGGCGGCCCGCTCGGGCCTCGTGACGGCCGTCATCCTCGGGATGGGCCGCGCCATGGGCGAGACGATGGCCGTCATCATGGTCGCCGGAAACGCCGTCGTCGTGCCGACCTCGCCCCTCCATCCGTGCCGCACACTCACGAGTAATATAGCTTTGGAAATGGCATACGCCTCGGGCGGTCATCAGAAAGCCCTGTTCGCGACGGGTGTCGTCTTATTCGTCATGATATTCTGCCTGAACTCGATCGCCACGTTCATCGCGCGACGCCGCTGA
- the pstA gene encoding phosphate ABC transporter permease PstA → MDQNVRRRNELANRAGIGLSYLVTGAVGLLLAAIVGYLVWNGWPRLSAGFFLQQPEDLGRAGGILPVLVSTVLLGGLSLAIAVPLGVCTAIYLTEYTTEGKLTTVIRFGAECLAGIPSIIFGLFGFILFVITLGMGWSMLAGALTLACMVLPTIIRTAEEAIKSVPAGLRDVGYSLGATKSQVVWHIVLPQARPGIMTGVILALGRALGETACVIFTTGISLEMPTSLLDPGRPMAVHFYILAREGISMEMAYTTALVLVGLILLVNVASAWFLAKRSTS, encoded by the coding sequence ATGGATCAGAACGTCCGCCGCCGCAACGAGCTCGCGAACCGGGCCGGCATCGGCCTCAGCTACCTCGTGACCGGGGCCGTTGGCCTGCTTCTCGCGGCGATCGTCGGCTACCTCGTCTGGAATGGCTGGCCGCGACTTTCCGCGGGGTTCTTCCTGCAGCAGCCCGAGGACCTCGGCCGGGCCGGAGGCATCCTGCCGGTGCTCGTTTCGACCGTCCTTCTCGGCGGGCTTTCCCTCGCGATCGCCGTCCCGCTGGGGGTCTGCACGGCCATCTATCTGACCGAATATACGACGGAGGGAAAACTAACGACGGTCATCCGGTTCGGGGCCGAGTGCCTCGCGGGCATCCCGTCGATCATCTTCGGCCTGTTCGGCTTCATCCTGTTCGTCATCACGCTCGGCATGGGCTGGTCGATGCTCGCCGGCGCCCTCACGCTCGCCTGCATGGTCCTTCCCACGATCATCCGGACCGCGGAAGAGGCGATCAAGTCCGTTCCGGCGGGGCTTCGGGACGTCGGCTACTCGCTCGGGGCGACGAAATCCCAGGTCGTCTGGCACATCGTTCTTCCCCAGGCGCGGCCGGGCATCATGACCGGCGTCATCCTGGCCCTGGGCCGCGCCCTCGGCGAGACCGCCTGCGTCATCTTCACGACCGGCATCTCCCTCGAAATGCCGACCTCGCTGCTCGATCCCGGCCGGCCGATGGCCGTCCATTTCTACATCCTCGCCCGCGAAGGAATCTCGATGGAGATGGCGTACACGACGGCCCTGGTGCTGGTCGGCCTCATCCTGCTCGTGAACGTCGCCTCGGCGTGGTTCCTCGCGAAGCGGAGCACGTCATGA
- a CDS encoding competence/damage-inducible protein A produces the protein MSGRTAEIVSVGTELLLGELVDTNAAWIAGELRRLGYYVYYKTTVGDNRGRLAETIGRAFGRADLVVVSGGLGPTDDDLTREAIADVCGAVPREDPELVRLLEALFAARNRPMPAVNRKQAWLIPGARSLQNPIGTAPGWWVEKDGRTIVAMPGPPHEMKRMWEEQVKPALPRGSAILWDTTLHTIGIGEGNVAELLAEFTARANPSVATYARRHGVDVRVAAGASDIDEAKILAAPVLAEVERRIGRFVYGRDDETLAGAIGTLLLASGKTVSVIESVTGGLVADMLTDTPGASNWLNAAIVAYTRAAKEMNGVSADLLERHGCVADETARAMAEAVRRRYGTDWSIATTGVAGPGETEGKPVGLAFVAVAGPAGIRSMKLGWPGERRQVKERTANGALGLLLRVLRGDSEP, from the coding sequence ATGAGCGGTCGGACGGCCGAAATCGTGAGCGTGGGGACGGAGCTGCTGCTGGGCGAACTGGTCGATACGAACGCGGCGTGGATCGCGGGCGAACTCCGGCGGCTTGGGTATTACGTTTACTATAAAACGACGGTGGGCGACAACCGCGGCAGGCTCGCCGAGACGATCGGCCGGGCGTTCGGCCGGGCGGATCTCGTCGTGGTCAGCGGCGGCCTCGGGCCGACCGACGACGACCTGACGCGCGAGGCGATCGCCGACGTGTGCGGCGCGGTTCCCCGGGAAGACCCGGAGCTCGTGCGTCTGCTCGAGGCGCTGTTCGCGGCGCGCAACCGCCCGATGCCCGCCGTGAACCGGAAACAGGCCTGGCTGATTCCCGGCGCCCGCTCCCTGCAAAATCCGATCGGAACGGCGCCGGGCTGGTGGGTCGAGAAGGACGGCCGGACGATCGTCGCGATGCCGGGCCCGCCCCACGAAATGAAGAGGATGTGGGAAGAGCAGGTGAAACCGGCGCTTCCGAGGGGGTCGGCGATCCTCTGGGACACGACCCTGCATACGATCGGCATCGGCGAGGGAAACGTCGCCGAACTGCTTGCCGAGTTCACCGCGCGGGCGAACCCCAGCGTCGCCACCTACGCCCGCCGGCACGGCGTCGACGTGCGGGTCGCAGCGGGCGCCTCGGACATCGATGAGGCGAAAATCCTCGCCGCTCCTGTGCTGGCCGAGGTCGAGCGGCGGATCGGCAGGTTCGTCTACGGCAGGGACGACGAAACGCTCGCGGGAGCCATCGGAACGCTGCTTCTCGCGTCCGGGAAAACCGTCTCCGTCATCGAATCGGTGACCGGCGGCCTCGTCGCCGACATGCTGACGGACACGCCCGGGGCCAGCAACTGGCTGAACGCCGCGATCGTCGCGTATACCAGGGCCGCAAAGGAAATGAACGGCGTTTCCGCGGACCTCCTCGAGCGGCACGGCTGCGTCGCGGATGAAACCGCACGAGCCATGGCCGAGGCGGTACGGCGGCGATACGGCACCGATTGGAGCATCGCGACGACGGGCGTGGCTGGCCCCGGGGAAACCGAAGGAAAGCCGGTCGGTCTCGCGTTCGTCGCCGTCGCCGGCCCCGCCGGAATCCGCTCCATGAAACTCGGATGGCCGGGCGAGCGCCGCCAGGTCAAGGAGCGAACCGCCAACGGCGCCCTCGGCCTGCTTCTGCGGGTTCTTCGCGGCGACAGCGAACCTTGA
- the thpR gene encoding RNA 2',3'-cyclic phosphodiesterase, producing the protein MRLFYSIPVPDDVRYELRKAADSLGPDWRPSTEAQLHITLAFMGEVPEEDLAEVIAAGDRVTAGMAPFSVKLGDAGGFPNDRNPRVWFIHVESPELMHLADALKPGVARWADPKPFKAHLTIARPRSYRAAGRPLKIDRSWRVDRFELVRSTLGANGASHTVVQEFRLTG; encoded by the coding sequence ATGAGATTGTTTTATTCGATCCCGGTGCCGGACGATGTGCGGTATGAGCTGCGCAAGGCAGCCGACTCCCTGGGGCCCGACTGGCGGCCGTCGACCGAAGCGCAGCTGCACATCACCCTGGCGTTCATGGGCGAGGTGCCCGAAGAAGACCTTGCCGAGGTTATCGCCGCCGGCGATCGCGTGACCGCGGGCATGGCCCCCTTTTCCGTCAAACTCGGCGATGCGGGCGGGTTTCCGAACGACAGAAATCCGCGCGTCTGGTTCATCCATGTGGAATCTCCGGAGCTGATGCACCTGGCCGACGCGTTGAAGCCGGGGGTCGCCCGCTGGGCCGATCCGAAACCGTTCAAGGCCCATCTGACCATTGCCCGGCCACGCTCATACCGGGCCGCCGGCCGACCGCTGAAGATCGACCGGAGCTGGCGCGTCGACAGGTTCGAACTTGTCCGAAGCACGCTCGGCGCCAACGGCGCATCTCATACGGTGGTTCAAGAGTTTCGTCTGACCGGTTGA
- a CDS encoding polyphosphate polymerase domain-containing protein, translating to MASDWGRYEERKFLLPPGTAGEIQTRLTRAAVPDKHSGVSGYEVASLYFDTWSGQCASDKREGEFDRYKVRLRAYRSDAAAGWAGFHLELKSRQGNRIGKRRQLLRPEEADGIAREGLGGAAVAALLDGDGERLIPPGLAEAWAARPVLRPAVLVTYRRSAFQLPGLPGLRLTFDRQVAAHPPCWPPEDAGGGRRPFSPVCIFEGKAPLALPRTILQILASHGILETSCSKFLLARDLLDTRIRDVHAAIPLAEGLHP from the coding sequence GGGAGATACGAGGAGCGAAAGTTCCTGCTTCCGCCCGGAACGGCGGGAGAAATTCAGACGCGGCTGACCCGTGCCGCCGTTCCTGACAAACATTCCGGAGTTTCCGGATACGAGGTCGCCTCCCTGTATTTCGATACCTGGTCGGGGCAGTGCGCCTCGGACAAGCGTGAGGGGGAGTTCGACCGATACAAGGTGCGACTTCGCGCCTACCGTTCCGATGCGGCTGCCGGTTGGGCGGGTTTCCACCTCGAATTGAAAAGTCGCCAGGGAAATCGGATCGGCAAACGTCGCCAGCTTCTGCGGCCGGAGGAAGCCGACGGGATCGCTCGTGAGGGGCTGGGCGGCGCGGCGGTGGCCGCTCTGCTGGATGGGGACGGGGAACGGCTCATTCCGCCCGGACTGGCCGAGGCCTGGGCGGCCCGACCGGTACTGCGGCCTGCCGTTCTGGTGACGTACCGGCGGTCGGCGTTTCAGCTTCCGGGCTTGCCGGGCCTGCGTCTGACGTTCGACCGGCAGGTCGCCGCTCATCCGCCCTGCTGGCCCCCGGAAGACGCGGGAGGCGGGCGTCGGCCGTTCAGCCCGGTGTGCATCTTCGAAGGAAAAGCGCCTCTCGCCCTGCCGCGGACGATCCTGCAGATCCTGGCATCACACGGCATCCTGGAAACCAGTTGTTCCAAGTTCCTGCTGGCCCGGGACCTGCTCGATACCCGAATTCGCGATGTTCATGCGGCGATACCGCTTGCGGAAGGCCTCCACCCCTGA
- a CDS encoding ATP-binding cassette domain-containing protein, with protein MTTERAIMLKAEQVSYAYAPPPGKPAEPALTDISLEVETGTVLAIIGPGRSGKSTFLRLVNRLQEVAHDGTISGRILVNGFDVYSPACDPFRLRRQVAFAFDKPRALDMSIAENITFGPRLAGITAKGDLEAIVEETLRAAFLWDEVKDRLSLNANRLSGGQKQRLSIARSLALKPKLLLLDEPCSALDPISTAAIEQALTELKSRTTCVLVTNNTKQAARVADVTAFFLMSQLVEIGPTARLFRSPVDRRTDDYLSGRFG; from the coding sequence ATGACGACCGAGCGGGCCATCATGCTGAAAGCCGAGCAAGTTTCCTACGCCTACGCGCCGCCCCCGGGAAAGCCTGCGGAACCGGCGCTGACGGATATCTCCCTCGAGGTCGAAACGGGAACGGTGCTCGCCATCATCGGGCCAGGCCGTTCGGGAAAGTCGACGTTCCTCAGGTTGGTGAACCGTCTGCAGGAAGTGGCGCACGACGGAACGATCTCCGGCAGGATCCTGGTGAACGGCTTCGACGTCTACAGCCCCGCCTGCGACCCGTTCCGCCTGCGGCGCCAGGTCGCCTTCGCCTTCGACAAGCCCCGCGCCCTCGACATGTCGATCGCCGAGAACATCACGTTCGGGCCGCGCCTCGCGGGCATCACCGCGAAGGGTGACCTCGAGGCCATCGTCGAGGAGACCCTGCGGGCCGCCTTTCTGTGGGACGAGGTGAAGGACCGCCTCTCGCTGAACGCGAACCGGCTCTCGGGCGGGCAGAAGCAGCGCCTCTCGATCGCGCGTTCGCTGGCCCTGAAGCCGAAACTCCTTCTTCTCGACGAGCCCTGCTCGGCGCTGGATCCGATCTCGACCGCCGCGATCGAGCAGGCCCTGACGGAGCTGAAATCCCGCACGACCTGCGTGCTCGTGACCAACAATACCAAGCAGGCCGCCCGCGTCGCGGACGTGACCGCCTTCTTCCTCATGTCGCAGCTCGTCGAGATCGGCCCGACGGCGCGCCTATTCCGAAGCCCGGTCGACAGGCGCACCGACGACTACCTCTCGGGGAGGTTCGGCTGA
- a CDS encoding HAMP domain-containing sensor histidine kinase: MTESGGTPNITHRSVSFEDAEALRETLIDLERANVRESEARAESDAILAGLNVLSDPRNRERVFEKLIEVLKGIIGFEEALILTLDGDGGLQPVISTKAELAGSVWTVGDMMRRVLSGKAAACFDISAIPEWREQPESIRAPFSSALHVLLRHDPVPALFVCLHSQRGFFSAKHVLRAMRLAPLVSQALFNIDYTRRIERMAEQLRNQALALKQEMDERQKTALQLEESLRRSEEQKQHFFESSESNSALVSLLTHDVANPLTGLLGILSLLEHRFQGADHEYFLRMYSCASDIQAIVENVRLLRATANGKISLRLTAVDLTEYLDRTIATLKGRLQEKGIELMKTYELTTGSGIRVMAEPVSLQFSVLQNVLSNAIKFSHPGSRIVVSIEPCASRVLLIIRDHGIGIPSAMMPYLFEPATVTTRPGTRGERGTGFGLPLVKMFVERYGGSIAISSRETGEDAGTQVVLNLPLAQRTKETS; this comes from the coding sequence ATGACGGAATCCGGAGGGACACCGAACATCACGCATCGCTCCGTCTCCTTTGAAGACGCCGAGGCCCTCCGGGAAACCCTTATCGATCTCGAACGCGCCAATGTTCGGGAATCGGAGGCACGCGCAGAGTCCGATGCGATCCTGGCCGGGCTGAACGTGTTGTCCGACCCTCGGAATCGCGAACGGGTGTTCGAAAAGCTCATCGAAGTGCTGAAGGGAATCATCGGCTTCGAGGAAGCCCTGATCCTGACGCTCGATGGCGACGGGGGCCTGCAGCCGGTCATCAGCACGAAAGCCGAGCTGGCCGGCTCCGTCTGGACGGTCGGAGACATGATGAGGCGAGTGCTCTCCGGAAAAGCGGCGGCCTGTTTCGACATCTCCGCCATACCTGAGTGGCGCGAACAGCCGGAATCGATCCGCGCCCCCTTCTCATCGGCACTTCACGTGCTGCTGCGCCACGACCCCGTTCCGGCGCTGTTCGTGTGTCTGCATTCCCAGCGCGGGTTCTTCTCGGCCAAGCATGTCCTTCGGGCGATGCGGCTGGCGCCGCTCGTGTCGCAGGCCCTGTTCAACATCGATTACACGCGCCGGATCGAGCGGATGGCAGAGCAGCTGCGCAACCAGGCGCTGGCTCTCAAGCAGGAGATGGACGAGCGCCAGAAGACCGCGTTGCAGCTGGAAGAATCGCTCCGCCGTTCCGAGGAGCAGAAGCAGCATTTTTTCGAATCGAGCGAAAGCAACAGCGCCCTGGTCTCGCTTCTGACGCATGACGTGGCCAATCCCCTGACCGGGCTTCTGGGCATTCTTTCGCTTCTCGAACACCGGTTCCAGGGGGCCGATCACGAGTATTTTCTGAGAATGTATTCCTGCGCCAGTGATATCCAGGCGATCGTCGAGAACGTCCGGCTGCTTCGGGCGACGGCCAACGGAAAAATCTCGCTTCGATTGACGGCTGTCGACCTGACCGAGTATCTCGACCGAACCATCGCAACCCTCAAGGGCCGCCTGCAGGAAAAAGGCATCGAACTGATGAAAACGTACGAACTCACGACCGGCTCCGGCATCCGGGTGATGGCCGAGCCGGTTTCGCTTCAGTTCAGCGTATTGCAGAACGTTCTCAGCAATGCGATCAAATTCAGTCATCCCGGCAGCCGGATCGTGGTGTCGATAGAACCATGCGCAAGCCGCGTGTTGCTGATCATCCGCGATCACGGTATCGGCATTCCAAGCGCCATGATGCCCTATCTGTTCGAACCCGCCACGGTCACCACTCGCCCCGGAACCCGCGGAGAACGCGGCACCGGGTTCGGCCTGCCGCTAGTGAAAATGTTCGTGGAGCGTTACGGCGGCTCGATCGCCATTTCTTCCCGCGAAACCGGAGAGGATGCGGGAACACAGGTGGTGCTGAACCTTCCCCTCGCGCAAAGAACGAAAGAGACATCCTGA